One part of the Aurantibacillus circumpalustris genome encodes these proteins:
- a CDS encoding ORF6N domain-containing protein → MANKLETIIPEELITNKIYFIRNQKVMLDKDLASLYEVETKVLKQAVKRNIDRFPEDFMFELTKEESDSLRSQFVTLKRGGHVKYLPMAFSEQGVAMLSSVLNSKRAIKVNIQIIRLFTKLRAVLSDNTELRLEIEHIKKKLNNHSQNIELVFKYLDELIEKKESTKPRKKIGYIVKG, encoded by the coding sequence ATGGCAAATAAATTAGAAACAATTATTCCTGAAGAGTTAATTACTAACAAAATATATTTTATCAGGAACCAAAAAGTGATGCTGGATAAAGATCTTGCCAGTTTGTATGAAGTTGAAACAAAAGTTTTGAAACAGGCGGTTAAGCGAAATATAGATCGTTTCCCTGAAGATTTTATGTTTGAACTAACAAAAGAAGAGAGTGATTCTTTAAGGTCACAATTTGTGACCTTAAAAAGAGGTGGACATGTAAAATACCTTCCAATGGCTTTCTCAGAGCAAGGTGTAGCTATGTTGTCGAGTGTTCTAAACAGTAAAAGAGCAATTAAAGTTAATATTCAAATTATTAGATTGTTCACAAAACTAAGGGCTGTTTTAAGCGATAATACTGAACTACGTTTAGAAATTGAACATATTAAAAAGAAACTCAATAACCATAGTCAGAATATTGAACTTGTTTTTAAATATCTCGACGAATTAATTGAGAAAAAAGAATCAACAAAGCCAAGAAAAAAGATTGGTTATATAGTGAAAGGGTGA
- the fumC gene encoding class II fumarate hydratase, giving the protein MDFRIETDTMGEVKVPAHVYWGAQTERSRNNFKIGPEASMPKEIIYAFGYLKKAAALANTELGVLAKDKCDLIAKACDEIIAGKLDEQFPLVIWQTGSGTQSNMNANEVIAYRAHVMNGGNLADEKKVLHPNDDVNKSQSSNDTFPTAMHIATYKQVAEITIPGLEKLRHALHKKAESWKTIIKTGRTHFMDATPLSLGQEFSGYVQQIDNSIRALKNALEMVKELALGGTAVGTGLNTPKGYDVLVAKKIAELTKLPFVTAPNKFEALAAHDAMVEMSGALKRTAVSLMKVANDIRMLSSGPRCGIGEIIIPDNEPGSSIMPGKVNPTQPEAMTMVCAQVIGNDVAVSIGGATGHFELNVFKPVIAANVLQSARLIGDACVSFTEKCADGIEPNLPMLKQHLENSLMLVTALNTHIGYEKAAKIAKTAHKGNKTLREAAIELGYVTNEQFDQWVKPEDMIGSLK; this is encoded by the coding sequence ATGGATTTCAGAATAGAAACAGACACGATGGGCGAGGTAAAGGTGCCAGCTCATGTTTATTGGGGTGCGCAAACAGAACGCAGCCGTAACAACTTTAAAATTGGACCTGAAGCAAGCATGCCAAAGGAAATAATATATGCTTTTGGCTACTTGAAAAAAGCGGCTGCTTTAGCGAACACAGAATTAGGCGTGTTAGCAAAAGATAAATGTGATTTAATTGCAAAAGCTTGTGATGAAATTATTGCCGGAAAATTAGACGAACAATTTCCTTTGGTGATTTGGCAAACAGGTTCGGGTACACAAAGTAACATGAATGCGAATGAAGTGATTGCATACCGTGCGCATGTGATGAATGGTGGAAATTTAGCCGATGAGAAAAAAGTGTTGCATCCGAATGACGATGTGAACAAATCTCAATCGAGTAACGATACTTTCCCAACGGCTATGCACATTGCAACTTACAAGCAAGTAGCTGAAATTACCATTCCGGGATTAGAAAAATTACGTCATGCATTACACAAAAAAGCAGAGAGCTGGAAAACCATTATCAAAACAGGACGTACCCATTTTATGGATGCTACGCCGCTTTCCTTAGGACAAGAATTTAGTGGTTACGTGCAACAAATTGACAACAGTATTCGTGCTTTAAAGAATGCTTTAGAAATGGTTAAAGAATTAGCCTTGGGTGGAACTGCTGTGGGAACAGGCTTAAACACACCAAAAGGCTACGATGTGTTGGTTGCTAAAAAAATTGCAGAACTCACTAAACTTCCATTTGTAACGGCTCCGAATAAATTTGAAGCTTTAGCAGCACACGATGCGATGGTAGAAATGAGTGGGGCATTAAAACGCACAGCTGTTTCTTTAATGAAAGTTGCGAATGACATTCGTATGTTATCATCTGGACCACGTTGCGGAATTGGAGAAATTATTATTCCTGATAACGAACCAGGATCTTCAATTATGCCGGGTAAAGTAAATCCTACACAGCCAGAAGCAATGACCATGGTTTGCGCGCAAGTAATTGGTAACGATGTTGCCGTTTCTATTGGTGGTGCAACCGGACATTTTGAATTAAATGTTTTTAAACCAGTTATTGCGGCGAATGTACTACAGTCTGCGCGCCTTATTGGTGACGCGTGTGTGAGCTTTACAGAAAAATGTGCAGATGGCATCGAACCAAATTTACCAATGTTAAAACAACATTTGGAAAATTCTTTAATGTTGGTAACGGCATTGAACACACATATTGGTTATGAAAAAGCTGCTAAGATTGCGAAGACGGCGCACAAAGGAAATAAAACTTTGCGTGAAGCTGCAATTGAATTAGGTTATGTAACCAACGAACAATTTGACCAATGGGTGAAACCTGAAGACATGATTGGAAGTTTGAAGTAA
- a CDS encoding glycoside hydrolase family 73 protein, with product MIKARFSIAESSQRFSLSLSVFLILFSFTAFAQPPQFKIYTYIEKYKDVAVHQMVEYKIPASVILAQAICESSSGTSELAKKSNNHFGIKCHVGWVGDTIARHDDTLNECFRSYKNIEQSYTDHSLFLVTRPRYAELFKLSVIDYKNWCLGLKTAGYATAPHYATRLIQLIEELKLYELDGFESLTTEVRRLEKDPEIKVSKYTGLGFSVRDFSRAGFLWADAKDVSMRSLDFVVQKQNGVCSEVAGN from the coding sequence ATGATTAAAGCCAGATTTTCAATAGCGGAATCTTCTCAACGCTTTTCTTTAAGCTTGAGCGTGTTTCTTATTCTATTTTCATTTACAGCTTTTGCTCAACCACCGCAATTTAAAATTTACACTTACATCGAGAAATATAAGGATGTCGCTGTACATCAAATGGTGGAATACAAAATACCAGCCAGTGTTATCTTAGCTCAGGCAATTTGTGAGAGCAGCAGTGGCACAAGTGAATTGGCGAAAAAGTCGAACAATCACTTTGGAATTAAATGTCATGTCGGTTGGGTAGGGGATACCATTGCAAGACATGACGATACTTTAAACGAATGTTTCAGAAGTTATAAGAATATTGAACAATCGTACACCGATCATAGTTTATTTTTAGTGACTCGTCCGCGTTACGCAGAATTGTTTAAACTCTCAGTGATTGATTATAAAAACTGGTGCCTCGGATTAAAAACTGCTGGATATGCAACTGCTCCGCATTATGCAACGCGACTCATACAACTTATTGAAGAATTAAAACTTTATGAATTAGACGGTTTTGAGAGTTTAACCACAGAAGTTAGACGATTAGAAAAAGATCCGGAAATTAAAGTTTCTAAATATACTGGTCTTGGTTTTTCGGTACGTGATTTTTCGCGTGCTGGATTTTTATGGGCCGATGCTAAAGATGTTTCTATGCGAAGCCTTGATTTTGTTGTTCAAAAACAGAATGGGGTTTGTTCGGAGGTTGCAGGGAATTAG